AACATGAAGATGAACGTGCAGCGGCAACGCAAAGCTGTCGCCGGCTATTACGCTTCGGTCGCCTACATGGACGCTCAAGTGGGCAAGGTGATGTCGGCGTTGCAGCAGGCGGGGATTGCCGATCGCACGATCGTGATCTTCACTAGCGACCACGGCTACCATCTGGGCGAACACGATTTCTGGGCCAAGGTCAGCCTGCATGAAGAATCCGTCTTGGTGCCGTTGATCATCCGCGTTCCGGGGAAACAGCCCGCGGTTTGCGAATCGTTGACCGAGTTGATCGATCTCTACCCGACGGTCTCCAGTTTGTGCGGTTTGGAAGTTCCCGATCGACTGCAGGGGATCGACATCTCGGGGATGCTCGACGATCCCGAACTGGAGCTTCGCGAGACGGCGCTGAGCGTCAACGGCAAGGGCTATCTGATCCGCAGCCAGCGGTACGCCTACATCCGCTACCGCGAGAATGCTTCGGGAGGCGAAGAGCTGTTCGACATGCAAACCGATCCCCTGCAATACACAAACCTCGTCGACGATCCAGCTTACGCGGCGACGCTAAAAAAGATGCGCTCCGAATTCGCCAAGACGATGCAACGCGTCCGCGACAACGACCTCGCCGCCTCCCCGCGCTCCAAGAACTAGCTGTCACCGCACCGGCGTCAGAGCAAATCACTGTCTGAGCCTGCGCCAAGCATTGTTTTAGTTTGGGGTATCAGCCGCCACGCGTTAGCGTCCGGTTCTCAAGGACAACGCTGCACAAGCACCGACTAATTCCCCTGAGCGCAAGCACGCAACCGCCCAGCGGGACGAGCGAGGATGCTTGCACGGCCTAGTCGGATTCGTCACAATTGGTCCGTCAAAAGGGTGGCGTTTTTCCTGGGTGATCTGGGAACGAGAACGTCGCCTCCGAGATCGCAGGATAGTTCGTTTCGGTCGGGGATCTGGTGAGAATAAGTTGACCAGAGGTAACCCGCGGACCAGTGAGAGCAGGTCCCTCATTCAACGCTTGAGTTCCCCGGTTCCCGCCCTGAGAGCAAAGCGGATGTCACTTTATTCATGCTCGAACGTTCGGGTGAGAAACATCGTTCGCCCATAAACTTTCATGCCGATACCTGATTCCGAACGAGCCGTAGTGGAGGACGCGAAGGTACGCGACTACCTTCTCAATCCGGCGCATCCTGACGGTGGTTCCAAGGCGATCTGGTTTCACTCGCTTGGCTACGACCGCGAAGAATCGCACCACCTTGCCGCCGATCTACTTGCCATCGCTCGAAATAGCCGAACGTTCGATACCGAAACCACTGGCTTTGGTGTAAAATACAAGGCGTTGGGGACTGTTGGGCGGCCCGAACACCGCCCCGGTGTCGTTTTGACTGTCTGGATCGTCGAGGACGATGATCCTCCACGACTGGTAACTGCGTATCCTGAATGATTGCCATGATTGCCATGATTGCCGAACACTCGCTCGTTGTCCTTGATGCTGATCCGCCTCACGAGAAACTCACTCGCGGCGATGTGGGGACCGTTGTGCACGTCTACAAGGGCGGTAGAGGATACGAAGTCGAATTTGTTGATGGTGGTGGTCAGACAGTTGCGCTTGTAACCGTCGGTTCCGACGATGTGCGGCCCATCAAGGCTGGTGAACTGCTCCACACCCGCAAAACCGCATAGGGGCGGAGAAAATAAGGTGTCAGAGAAAATAGGGTGTCAGGACTCTTTTAGACAGGCCGGTTTATTTGAGAGTCCTGAACGCTTTGATTTCGCTGAACAAAAAATGAACCGCTGGGGCATTCCTCTCGAAATGGAGGCGGTAATTCGCGAACGTGATCAGGCGTGCGTTTACTGCGGGATTGCATTCCTCGAAGCGGACGCGAATGGCGGTTCGCGAAAACGCGTTGCGACCTGGGAGCACATCGTAAACGACGCTCGCATCGTTACGCTGGAGAACATCGCTTTGTGTTGCAATTCATGCAACGCAAGCAAGGGAGCAAAAGACTTGGTGGTCTGGCTGGCATCGGACTACTGCCAACGTAAGAGCATTTCTCGGGATTCTGTCGCGAGCGTTGTCCAGGCGCACTTGGGCTAGCCCCAGATCGAACTCACGCGCCATGGCACTTTGGGATTCAATAGGAAGAGACCAACCCGGAGGCCGACACATGGGCTTCTGATTGTGTCGCCCTCCAGGCTTTGTTGTGTCTGGCGATCTTGGAACCGGTGGTTTACACCACCGGCAGTTCCTGTTCCGCCCTTCGGGCTCTGCCGGTCCAGTCGGCCACAACCAACCGTCGCCTACTCAGGCCGGAGGCCGACACACGACCTGCTGGCGGTGTAAGCCGCCGGGGTCCAGAACCGCACTCAAAACCTTCTCAGGCCGGAGGCCGACACGCGACCTGCTGGCAGTGTAAGCCGCCGGAGAAACGCTCTCGACTAATTACAAATTGTTCAACCGTTTCCTGAGCTTCCCGCCGCTATTCGAGGCTGGGATCTCTGCGATGTGTCGGCGTGTGGTTCAACGCGGGCAACGGAGAATGCGTTTTATGTTTGGAACGCGACAATTGGCTCGTTGAGCGGGGCGACGCTGTCTTTCTCGATCGGGCTGCATTAGGATGATGGCAACGAAGGCGAGATCGTTGACGCGTGTGTGAAATGGCCGGAACCGTTTCGAATTGGGTTGCGGCGGTGGGTTTGGAAGTCCTCGATTGGGAGAGTCTGATTGTGTGTCGTCGTCTGTTGAGTGGGATCGTTTTTGCCGTTTGCGTTTTGCCAATTTGTGCGAAAGAACCTGTGGGAGTGGTGGACACTTGGATTCAAAACAACTTGGAAAGCTTGGTTGCAGAGTATCAATGGCTTCACTCGCACCCGGAACTCTCGTTTCAAGAACGTGAAACTTCAAAACGGATCGCGGAGCTGTGGCGCGAGGCTGGGTTTGAGGTGACGACGGAAGTCGGAGGTTTTGGCGTCGTTGCGATCCTGGAAAATGGCCCCGGCCCTTGTTTAATGTTGCGAACCGATCTGGATGCATTGCCGTTGGTCGAAAGGACGCAATTGGCTTATGCGTCGCAGGTGACGACCAAAAACACCGACGGTACGGATACCGGGGTGATGCACGCTTGTGGCCACGACGTTCACATGACCAACCTCGTTGGCGTCGCTCAGTTCCTGGCCAGCCACCGCGATCTGTGGCAGGGAACCTTGATGTTGATTGGCCAGCCGGCGGAGGAACGCGGGGCGGGTGCCAAGGCGATGCTCGAAGATGGCCTGTTCACTCGCTTTAAAAAGCCCGACTTTGCGATCGCGCTCCATGTGGGAGGCGATGTTGCTGCGGGGACGGTGGAAACGCTGCCAGGTTTTGCGATGGCAAACGTCGACAGCGTCGATATCACGATGATCGGCCGCGGCGGCCACGGTTCGGCGCCTCACACGACGATCGATCCGATCGTTCAAGCTGCCGCCCTGGTGATGGATCTGCAGACGATTGTCAGCCGCGAAATCAAGCCCTTGGATCCGGCTGTGGTCACCGTCGGATCGATTCATGGTGGGACGAAGCACAATATCATTGGCGACAGCTGCCATCTGCAGCTGACGGTGCGGTCGTACGATCCCAAGGTCCGCGAGAAATTGCTGGCCGCGATCGAGCGGAAGGCAAAAGCGGTTGCCGTCAGCTTTGCCGCTCCCGAACCGAAGATCAGCGTCGCCGAAGGGACACCGTCGTTGAGGAACGACGATCAGCTGGCCGCGCGGATCACCACGGTCTTTCAGCAGTTGTTGGGCGAAGCGAACGTGAGCACGCCGACGCCGTCGATGGGAGGCGAGGACTTCAGTCGCTACGGCCTGGCGGGAGTGCCGATTTTGATGTACCGGCTGGGATCGGTCGAAGCACGGCGGTTGGAACGCTACGAGGAATTAGGAACCAATCCCCCATCGCTGCACTCGAGTCTTTATTACCCCGACATCGAACCGACGTTGACGACGGGGCTGCGGACCATGGTTGCGGCCGCGCTGGAAATCCTCAGCAAATAGCACCGGCATCGGAAGGCTTGCCAGTGCGCGGACCAATCTGTCAAACGCTTGCAAAAGCGTTGACTAGATGATGCCGCCGTGAACGCGGACTGGCGTCATGTGACTTGGTTGGTCGAGGAACCAGAAGCGTTCCCATTCATCGACGACCTGGCGAAGGTCTTCGGAGGTGAACAGCAACTGTTTGACACGGTGTTCAGGCCGCGCCGAATAGATTGGCAGAAAGCAGCCGCCCAAAGGTCCAAGACACAATGCCAGGGCGGTAATCTGAAATAAACGTCGCATCGCCGTTCCTCCGTGAACGTCTTTGTCTGCCGTGGAAGTCCGTTGTTCGGATCCGAATCTGATCGGAATCGCTACGCAGGAAATCGATCG
Above is a genomic segment from Rosistilla ulvae containing:
- a CDS encoding DUF6883 domain-containing protein — encoded protein: MPIPDSERAVVEDAKVRDYLLNPAHPDGGSKAIWFHSLGYDREESHHLAADLLAIARNSRTFDTETTGFGVKYKALGTVGRPEHRPGVVLTVWIVEDDDPPRLVTAYPE
- a CDS encoding DUF4926 domain-containing protein, which encodes MIAMIAEHSLVVLDADPPHEKLTRGDVGTVVHVYKGGRGYEVEFVDGGGQTVALVTVGSDDVRPIKAGELLHTRKTA
- a CDS encoding amidohydrolase: MDTWIQNNLESLVAEYQWLHSHPELSFQERETSKRIAELWREAGFEVTTEVGGFGVVAILENGPGPCLMLRTDLDALPLVERTQLAYASQVTTKNTDGTDTGVMHACGHDVHMTNLVGVAQFLASHRDLWQGTLMLIGQPAEERGAGAKAMLEDGLFTRFKKPDFAIALHVGGDVAAGTVETLPGFAMANVDSVDITMIGRGGHGSAPHTTIDPIVQAAALVMDLQTIVSREIKPLDPAVVTVGSIHGGTKHNIIGDSCHLQLTVRSYDPKVREKLLAAIERKAKAVAVSFAAPEPKISVAEGTPSLRNDDQLAARITTVFQQLLGEANVSTPTPSMGGEDFSRYGLAGVPILMYRLGSVEARRLERYEELGTNPPSLHSSLYYPDIEPTLTTGLRTMVAAALEILSK